Proteins from a single region of Penaeus monodon isolate SGIC_2016 chromosome 12, NSTDA_Pmon_1, whole genome shotgun sequence:
- the LOC119579284 gene encoding phenoloxidase-activating factor 2-like, protein MAQQHQVLTSVQEAVSANAIDPNFRPGKLEHGGFQPLSLLPLFREQEPLYREDCQCVPVQFCPATDVIARSAPEDFSQFLDARTKKTEILSNSTDGEEQPEDDSQAVLRSASSSRRGKVLALPPLEPSNSAETTEPTTEVATEGFLEETTELAEEVTEEVTEEVTEMPEEEVTEAVTESRVRRESDVAEGAEAEAEEPTQAVSSGRREGRQLTGFTPSATGCGPNHVCCRRPVFKPRQQFTCGRRNAAGMLGRVKNLGFVKGSSEFGEYPWQAAILKRKEGQVVYQCGGALIDDRHILTVAHCVKDIHPSEIKVRLGEWDVSSKTEFYAHVEMRASGVYAHPEYNAGNLVNDVAVIRLEKVVDFSVNPHITPVCLPDKFADFTHQRCTATGWGKDAFTSDSKFSQLLKEVELPVVEYKRCESALQQARLGSSFSLHPGNICAGGEKDQDTCKGDGGGPLVCSGADGSIQLAGLVSWGIDCGHPGVPGVYVKVSHYLDWIRAITRV, encoded by the exons ATGGCGCAGCAGCACCAGGTTTTGACGAGCGTCCAGGAGGCCGTCAGCGCCAACGCCATCGACCCAAACTTCCGCCCTGGAAAGCTGGAACACGGAGGATTCCAGCCGTTGTCCCTCTTGCCACTCTTCCGGGAACAAGAACCACTGTACCGGGAGGACTGCCAGTGCGTGCCGGTCCAGTTCTGCCCGGCAACGGACGTCATTGCCCGCAGCGCCCCTGAGGACTTCAGCCAGTTCCTTGACGCCAGAACCAAGAAGACTGAAATCCTGTCCAACAGCACCGACGGAGAAGAGCAGCCTGAAGACGACTCGCAGGCGGTTCTCAGAAGCGCCAGCTCGTCCCGGCGCGGGAAGGTGCTCGCCCTCCCACCTCTCGAGCCATCTAACTCCGCAGAGACGACGGAACCAACGACCGAAGTAGCAACAGAGGGATTCCTCGAGGAGACAACGGAACTGGCAGAGGAAGTCACAGAAGAAGTCACTGAGGAGGTGACAGAAATGCCCGAGGAAGAAGTAACAGAAGCCGTTACCGAGTCTCGCGTTCGAAGAGAATCCGACGTCGCCGAgggagcagaagcagaagcagaagaaccGACGCAAGCAGTGTCCTCCGGTCGCCGCGAGGGG CGTCAGCTCACAGGCTTCACCCCGAGTGCCACCGGCTGTGGGCCCAACCACGTCTGCTGCCGCCGCCCCGTCTTCAAGCCCCGCCAGCAGTTTACATGCGGCCGCCGCAACGCAGCCGGCATGCTGGGCCGCGTCAAGAACCTCGGCTTCGTGAAGGGCAGCTCCGAGTTCGGCGAATACCCGTGGCAGGCGGCCATCCTCAAGCGCAAGGAAGGGCAGGTTGTGTACCAGTGTGGCGGAGCTCTCATCGACGACCGCCATATTCTCACCGTGGCACACTGCGTGAAAGA CATCCACCCATCCGAGATCAAAGTTCGTCTCGGGGAGTGGGACGTCAGTTCAAAGACCGAGTTCTACGCCCACGTCGAAATGCGGGCGTCTGGAGTCTACGCCCATCCGGAATACAATGCGGGCAACCTCGTCAATGATGTCGCTGTTATCAGGCTGGAGAAAGTCGTCGATTTTTCAGTCAA CCCACACATCACCCCCGTCTGCCTCCCTGACAAGTTCGCCGACTTCACCCACCAGAGATGCACCGCCACGGGCTGGGGGAAAGACGCCTTCACGAGCGACAGCAAGTTCAGCCAGCTGCTGAAGGAGGTGGAACTTCCGGTCGTCGAGTACAAGAGGTGCGAGAGCGCCCTCCAGCAGGCGCGTCTTGGCAGCAGCTTCTCGCTCCACCCGGGCAACATCTGCGCAGGAGGAGAAAAGGACCAAGACACATgcaag GGTGACGGCGGCGGCCCCCTCGTGTGCTCGGGCGCTGACGGGAGCATCCAGCTGGCGGGCCTGGTGTCCTGGGGCATCGACTGCGGGCATCCGGGCGTCCCTGGCGTCTACGTGAAGGTGTCCCATTACCTGGACTGGATCCGTGCCATTACCAGAGTATGA